Within the Zea mays cultivar B73 chromosome 10, Zm-B73-REFERENCE-NAM-5.0, whole genome shotgun sequence genome, the region aaaaattgaaaagaagtttgacttgtttgggattcaaacccatctaatcccactcaatccacatggattgagagctaaccgaacaagccctaaggggtCGAAAACACGACGATGCCATCACTGTCCTGGATTAGCTCGAGGACCCACGACGAAGCGCGCGTGCGTTACGGTTCCGTGTTGGGACACACCTCTTGTATTGGCGCTCCTGCTGAGTGAACGGTAGGGGAAAAAATTGACGGGGTAGACGTGTTCTGGTATGGCACTGACATGACGCAATGGAACTGAATGCCATGGACGGCGGAAACGAAGCCAACTAGTGGCCAAAGTTGTGCCAACCGTAGCCGGCGCTTGAAGAGGAATCCCGCCATCAGATCATCCGGTCCAGTCCCGTAAAAGTCCCCTCACGCATTTGGGGTGCGAAATGTTTATATAATCCataagctagattatataattttaCAAGGAAACAAATACTCCCTTCATTCTATAAAGAATATCATTTGACTTTTTGGTATGAATTTTGATCAGCTCGGGATCGGGGTTGGGGAAGAAAAGGTTGTTGGGGTCTGTCTCTGTCTAACTCGTACGATGCCCCGAAAGGCCCCTCATTCGCATCCTTCTCGTCCTCCTCCTCTCTTCCCTTTGACTTTCTCTGCATCCTTctcgtcctcctcctcgcttCCCTTTGACGGTGACACCTTTCGGGGGGTACTTGGTGTTGGAGTCGAGGTAGAAGTAGTCGTGCTTGATGGCGTCGATGTTGTCCTCCCCGCCTCCTCCTTCTCTATAGCCTAGCCTTGGagatataggtgtacatttgggccgggcctaATGGGCGGGCACGAAGCACGAAAAAAAAAGCCCGACCCAAACCCGGCACGGCACGAAATTAtttcgggccgggccggcccggcccgttgcATCGGGCCGTGCTTGGGCCGACCCCAAGGCCCACGGGCGGGCACGAGCCCGGCCCGTTTAAGCTGACCCGAATTGGCCCGTTTAGTAGCACGAAAAGGCCCGAAATTTAGCAACCGCGCCCGCGCGGCCCATTAACGTGAAACACTGAAACCGGAGGCGGAAACCCTACCCGGCCGCCGGCTCTCCCACTCCCAGACTCCCAGTCTCCCTACCCGGCCGCCGTTTTCCTCTGCGGCCTGCGCGAGCCTGATCTCGATCCCGATCCCGCCGCCGTCTCAGCCTCCACTGCGGCCTGCGCGAGCTGCCCTGCGCGAGCTGCGACCGGTCAGGCGGTCACCGGAGTCGCGGCCTCCGCTGCGGGAGCGCGAGCGCCGAGGCGCCGACCGCCGAGGCGCCGACCGGAGCCGCGGCTGCCTGCCTGCCTCTGCGCCCTGCCCCTGCGTCCCTGCCTCTGCAGCCGAGCAGCCTGCCTCTGCAGCCGAGCGCGACCGCCGACCGGACACCGGAGCCGCGGCCCGCGGCTGCCTCTGCGCCCTGCCGCGCTGCGTCCCTGCAGAGCCGCGACCGCCTCTACGGCCTGCGCCCTGCCCCCACGAGCTCCAGCACTCCGGCAAGGCGGCAACCGTGGCGCCACCTCCACGGCCACCCGGCCCACCGACCGCCGCGGGGACGGCTGGAGCAGACCCCCCTGCTCCTCCCCGACCTCCAGGACAGGGAGTTTCCCTTCCTCCCCGACCACCTTTGCGTCTGTGTGTCCCTGCTGGGCCTGCTCCTGCTACCGACGGCCAACTTGAGTCGGCCACCATTTCTGATTGTACTGTTTTATGATTGTACTGTTGCTCTATCTGGTGTTTACTATCCAACATCTCCTATGATGCTACACCATATCATTGAGATTGCTGAACATTTGAATAACTTTGAGAATGACATTATGTTAAGAGACACTGTAGTTCCAATGAAATCTAAATTTCTCAAATATTGGAAAACCATTCCTATTTTGTATTCCTTTGCATTTGTGTTGGATCCTAGAGCCAAGATAAGAGGTTTCAGTAATGCTCTTCAAGTTCTGTCTAGATATGTTACTACTGATTACTCTGATTACTTCAATGTCATTAGATCTGAattgactaacatgttttccaagtatgagaTAAAGTTTGGTGCAGCAAAATTGCGGAGACCAACCCACACCACAAGTACTAGCAGGAAGAAAACAGCTTGGGGCAAAATTTATGCATCGCCTGAGGTAAGTGAGGTAAGTGATGCTGTTTCGAGTTCATCATTTGGCTCCCAAGTTTCTGAGTTGGCAATGTACTTAGATAGTGACCCAATCACTGTCTTTGATGATGGATTTGATATTCTAAGTTGGTGGCATGAGCATAAATCTAATTACCCTATCCTGTCTCTTTTGGCCAAGGATGTTTTAACTGTTCCTGTTTCAACTATCAGTTCCGAGTCTGTTTTTAGTCTTGCTGGCAGGTTGATTGAGGAGAGAAGACGGTCTCTAACAAGTGAAATGGTGGAGATTCTGACTTGCTTAAAGGATTGGCAGCTAGGAGAGAGTCGGGAGCAGCACAACATTGCAAACAACGACCTGGAAGAACACTACAAGAATATGTACTTGGATGAAGAACGCGAAGCTGGCGTTGGTCGTAGTTAGATGTTTcttgtgatgtaattttacttttgttctGTACTTGGACAATGAACTTTGAACTTATGAACTATTGAACTGCATCTAGAGCTGGCTGCACTCTTTTTCCCTTCTGACCAAAGGGTtttttaatgaggcagccatTGCACAGCTCTAATAATATTAAGTTTGTTTTGGTCAAAATTTGTTTGTCTTCTATTTTGTTGGTTTACTGATCATATTTGATTGTATGTTTCAATGTTTCCAATTTTAAGCTTTAGTGTATTTCAGGCTCAATTATGTATTCTGGGCTCGATTTTGCATTTCGGGGCCCAAATGTGTATTTCGGGCCCAAAATGTGTATTTCGGGCCTTTTTTATTTCAGGCCTTTTTTTAATTCGGGCCGCCCGTTTAAAGCACGGCACGTTTAGTGAAATATgggccgggccgtgggccgaggggTCGGCCCGTgggccggcacggcacggcccgaaTTTAATACTGGGTCGGGCCGGCCCGAAATTAAACGTGctgggccttttcgggcttgggccgggccgggccgggcggcccgaatgtacacctatacttgGAGACACGAGGAGGAGCTTCATGTCATCGTCCATCTTgtggagggcggctagggttcaCGAGTGGAATTTGAAGGGTACATACAAAGGGAACCGAGGAAGGAAGGCGAATGCGGGTGAGGGGCGGTGACGACGCAACGTGATGCGAGCGGACCGGTGGGGGTGGGGTCGATCGGGTGCCGATGGGGTGGAGAATGAAGATATCGCGTGCGGAGAGGGCCGGGGATGATGACGCACATGCGATGCGGGTTGGGGCACGGGATGACGATGCTGCACGATGCGAACGGGGTGGGAGCGGCCTCCCAACTTTACATTGCGACACATGAAACTGTGTGTGCGATAAAAGTGTTGCATTATAGTAGTATAAATATAGATTTATATTTATATTCGCGGaacacaaaaaaaaaaaaactcatTTGACGTCCCTGTCGACTTGAGAAACAAGATAGCGCTACCACTGCCGTAGACAATTGAAACAGGCTTGGTAACGTGAATGAAGCGTGAAAGGCAGCGCCGCAGCTGGAGTGCCTGTCACGGCAGTCGGAGGCAGTAGTAGCTAGCTCTCACTGGTAGGGCGCACCCCGCCGCCTGTGTGAGGCAGCAGCCACAGCCTCAGCGAGCGACCACACGCTCCATCTCCTGCCGCGATGGCGCGACCGGCTAGTTATTAACACCACTAGACGATGCAGACACGCAGTGCAGCCGTACTGGCTGTGCTAGTCTGCTTCTAACACGGTGGCAGATACGGAATGAGTTTCCATCATGTTAGTGTTCGGTTAGGAGATTGGAAGCGTGCGAATGACATAGAGAGTTACCATCGATTACGGCAAGAACTTCGCAGTTGGAATGGATGACCAATAACTAACAGGTTGACCCGCAAGATCTAGTTTTTAATCTAAGCTCGTTACTAATCCGGAATCAGCGGAGATCACCTTCCAGCGTCAACAGGCTGCTGCTCCTGACTGATCTCGCTCGCTCGGTGATCTGATCTGACCCGGTTGCTGAATCTGGAATTCTGGATGCACTTGGAGGAGCAAACGGATCGGCACTAGAAGATTTTTCTTCTTCACAGTACTATACAGAAAGCTATACGCCTATATATATACTAGCTACGGCATGCATGTGGCGTCCAAATGATCGATATGATATGTATTATTGTCGTGAGAGACCGATGTGCCGTAGATCCGGGCGTGACCGGTGGATCGGATCGAAACCATGCTGCTGTAGCGGAGGTCAAAGCCAGCCGCGCGCACGCAACGCAGCGCTGCTCGAGCTCGATCGGCCGGCCACGCTCCTGGTCCTGGCATCCTGTCCATGTCCAGTCCAGCAATAGCTGCTGAGCATAGCTATTACGGTAGCGTACAAGCATAGCCTGGCCTGCAGTGAGCAGTGTGAAGTTGAACTGTGTCAATCGTGAACACGTGTGAGCTTGAAAGATGCCCCTATCAGTGAAAGTCTATCTCATCGTTTGCATTACTGTAACAGCTTTTTTTTTTTCCTGTCGCTTTCTCCTGTCATTTCTCATTTGGGCTCTACCTTCCCGACCAGGCTTTTTAATTAGCCTTTCAGGGCTGATTCGATGATAAGAAATTCATCAATGAGATCCATGGAGAGAAATTACCATGATAtgctatttaaaattgaatataAAAGGATTTCTTTTTTATGGATCATCTCTATTTTTCTGATCACCAAATCAGTTCTGAATAGGAAGGGAATTCCTTCCTTATAGATCCTCTCCAAATCACTTGCCACCAAATTAGCCCTCAACGTTCGTGAACTCTGAACCTGATGCGCTCCGGTTAGCCAGTCACATTTCCGGGCTATTTCGTCTCTGTCTCTCTGCCCCCTCCCTCCCTTTCCGTGTCCTTCCTGTTTTGGTGACGTGGACTCATTGGTGAATTGTGATCGCTGCACATTTACAAAGAGGATCATCAACGACTCATGAAATATAGAAAAGTGAATCTGGCTCAATTCGTCGTTAAATATGGTCATACACTCGATCACCCAAGTTTAGTCTATTTGAGTTTAGGCGTATGCCTACTTTTTACATTGGTATCGATTGGTCTGGTTTTTTTTTAGAAAACTCGTCAGAAATGCTTAAAAAGGTGGGTGGTGAGCTGTGGGCTGCTATGCGCGGATTCATCGCAGGTCCATCCAGCTTACAGCCCATGACATGATGGATAGGATTCTTCGTTGTGACAGTCGCTTGGGTAGCTCTAGCCCAAGATGTTTAGGGCCCGTTAAGCCTCGCGTCGCTGTTTGTGCACACGACGTGGACCGGGCTGGCAAGCTTTAAACTTCTAGTCGCCGAGAGAGGCTTTCTTGTTCTTTTGAAGGGCCGAGGTCAACTCCTTCCACAAATGTCGGACAGCCCAGGTTCACTCACACGCGACGCGACGCGACGCGAGCATGCAACCTCCAATTTCCAATCCAACTTCCAGGTTTATAttaacggggcgtttggatcccttcattttaaaagaattggaattcactcaataaagtaacttatttagtttggaatttgtcattccaccacttttcaaagttcagatataagtctatcCAAAATTCATAGGGTGTAGgataggaaatgattttatgcatgattagaatttgtttctaatctgtaacttacatgacactctttgtTCTACTCCTCTAtaataaaaatgtagcacataaatatctaggacatcttgctaataatagtatacaaatatattttgtataaaagtgaattaacttaattgatatatgcctaaattactattattagaatggaattcaattccagtgatccaaacgccccgtaagAAGAAACAAAACTAAGCCATTAGCTCAGGACTTGGGAaatgaagatctggacgaaatcctGCAGGCTCTGAGAAAATTTAGGACCACTAGCAGAAGATAATGCTTTGGAAAGTATTTGAGTCGACTGAAATATGAAGCTAAAATAGAATGATTCGGCTGTGCGGAATAGACACACCAGCCAATGCTTTGATGACATTTGACTTTGCCAGTCAAAAAATCAAAGGTAACTACATGTTCAGAGAAGCTGCCCTAGGATTTGGGATAGCCGACGAACTGGTTTCAAAATTTGGAACACCAACACCAATTGGCATCTTGACATAGAGTAAGTATTAAAGTATATAGAGAGTATACAAACTGGAGTGAAATCTGGATCGTCGTTATTTCATACAAGTGTACAACCAATGCTTCGACTCCCAAACCGCAAGACTTTTGCAAGTCACTGCTCTCATCTATTTTACACGAAAACAACAATGCTATTCTACAGCAAGGGGAGCGGAGGCACGGATAACTAAACTTTTTACCTATGTTTTTATACGTCGAAACAAAGGGACTTTTAGACGACGGAAGTGTCCAAGACTACATGCACTGCTGGTAGCTTTATCTGTATAGTCCAAAGAAATGAGCTGAGCGGAGGCGGCTTCTGTTACTTTGGCAGCGGTTGGCACCGACGGTGCATCGGTGGCCAGTGGGGGAACTGGGGACTTCCGGCCAATCTTGGGGCAGTCCACACACACACAAAAAGGAAGAAATGTCCTCTAGTGCTGCTGGTCTTCAGTGCTTGCTAGAGTAGCTTGCATTGGTTGCGTCTCTGGTTGAACAGTTTGCTGACGGGCACCGGTATTCAGCGATGGAGGATCGATTTTCCATCTGTGCACACAAATGCCACATGATCAAACAAGCATTTACTGTATGACGAAAGCAGCGATAACTTAACATAGTTTCTATGAGCACAGATGTGACCCCTATTAAGTCAAATACGCAATGGTCTAGTCATGGTATTGTATAGTTGTAATGACAGGACAAGAACGGTAGAAGAGCTGGACCTGTGAATTATTGAGGAACATGAACCGACCATTTGCTTAAGTATTCTATTTTATGAATAGATAATAATTAAGTTTGTCTTTAATATGATCTGTAGCGTCAGCACGAGTAATGGTCTAGAAATGTTCCATCGGCGGAGTTGATAGGATATGTTAATTGAAGTGATAGTAGGTATGGAAATTTAGAATGACCTGGCTCTGCTTTTGACACAGCGCATAGGACAGCTACTAGATTAGGTGGGCATGTGGAGCAAATGGGGAGCTTTTGGAGAAAGTAAGGTGTACGCACGCCAGTTATGTAATCCTTTGTGATTAAACTACACGCACCACGAAGATCATGAAATGATTTGTCTTGAAGGAAAACGATTTTCTCAGACAATGAAGTGTCATGATGCATGTTTATTGCTATCATTACTCTGCTTATATTAAAAGGATGCGTCCTAGTCCTAATATCATGGCTGTATTTAGGGATCACTAATTTATAACACAAGGCGGCATGCTACGAGACGAAGACGAAAGGAACAGGAACCAACGACACCAACTCTGTTCATGAAAACGGCAACCACCGGCGGGGTGTCACAGCTCACAGCTCGCAGTCTGCAGTCTGTACACAACGAGTATTCTGTGACAGTGCTAAGAGTACTGTTTGTGGAATTGTGGCCATGTTATGCAAATTGGCTATAATAGTTCCAAAGTACCTGTTGGCAATTTGTAAAGTTGAAATTGCAAAGTAGCAGGCGAGGTGTTCGGCGAACTTACTCGTGTGGGAATTTGACCTCGTGGATACTGTCGGAACGCAGCGAGGACCACGCGAGAGCCGCCTGGACGCAGCTGGCGAGCGGCTCGACGCGGCCAGCGTCGGTGACGAGCGCGAGGGGGCTGGCGGCGCGGGGGTCGGCGTCGTCGAGATCGCGCACCCACACCGGCCGCTCCTTGGCGTCCTCCCACAGCGCCCGCGCGTTCACCACGAAGCCGGACCACTCCAGCCTGCTGGCCATCAGCATGTCGCTCCGGTTCGCCGGCAGCACGGTCTCCTCCGAGACGCGGTAGCCCACCAGATTCCCTTCCGCGTCGCACGACGGCGCCTGTAGGAAGGACTCGCTGGCGCCGTCGTCCTCGCCCAGGATGCCGACGGGCACGGCGCCCACGGTGGTCACCTTCTGCGCCTCGTCGAACAGCTCGGTGCGGAGGATGCTGTTCTCGTCGGCGAACACCACGATGCCGTCCATCCGCTTCGTCCGAATCTCCCTGTTGCATTATCAATGAGCGAGAGATGATGAGCGGAGAGGGAGGCGCCGCGTGCGTGAGATGAGACCCCTCCCATCTCGCGGTTGGAGCTTGCGTACGGACCTGAGGGCGTGGATTCGCAGGCTCGCGGTGGAGTCGCCAGGACCGGTGATGTGGAGGAAGTCGAGGTTGGAGCGGGAGAGCACCGCGGCGACGGCGTCTGTGCGGTTGCCCGGCTCGACGACGATCCACACGAGCTGGGCGTCAACGAGGCGGAGGGTATGCGCCAGAGACGTGAGCGACGGCACCTGGAGCGCGGAGGTGGTGGTCGGGGTGACGGCGATGACGGGCCTCGCGGGTCCCGCGCCGCGGCGCTTGGTGCTGCGCTGCGCGTTCTGGACGGCGGCGAGGATGCGGTGCGCCTTGAGGAGCTCGCTGGGGTCCGGGTGGGGCCAGGCGCGGACGCGGATCGGGTGGCGGCCGACGAAGACGGGGCcgtggcggtggtggtggtggtgcgggtgGGCG harbors:
- the LOC100281712 gene encoding Probable glucuronosyltransferase Os04g0650300; this encodes MKLPLLRPLWPGLGPAAAGPPDAAPEPAKPSLPATWLLLHALFCATSMAVGFRFSRLIVFLLFLPTPPINPAAHLVSLVSSPAVALAGANATATITTTTTTTTTVTTTTTTVAADIGGAHPHHHHHRHGPVFVGRHPIRVRAWPHPDPSELLKAHRILAAVQNAQRSTKRRGAGPARPVIAVTPTTTSALQVPSLTSLAHTLRLVDAQLVWIVVEPGNRTDAVAAVLSRSNLDFLHITGPGDSTASLRIHALREIRTKRMDGIVVFADENSILRTELFDEAQKVTTVGAVPVGILGEDDGASESFLQAPSCDAEGNLVGYRVSEETVLPANRSDMLMASRLEWSGFVVNARALWEDAKERPVWVRDLDDADPRAASPLALVTDAGRVEPLASCVQAALAWSSLRSDSIHEVKFPHEWKIDPPSLNTGARQQTVQPETQPMQATLASTEDQQH